From the genome of Pseudoliparis swirei isolate HS2019 ecotype Mariana Trench chromosome 10, NWPU_hadal_v1, whole genome shotgun sequence, one region includes:
- the fbxo7 gene encoding F-box only protein 7 isoform X1, with product MKLRVRVQRQTSRVELLGEEPRLKELADHVRDTLLPSRGLRADSLFSLSLNGAEPLRDAGQTLSSCGIVPGDLICVVLTESAASSSSSETLRQQNQQTRQTAAMTSTQSSSSRPADGVSQPEGASAPSWEPMLCSEAQDGHAPLSLELLLHSAEVASPTDAVVVAGHLLMLETGFLPQSGELPSEMPADWRTPAGVYRLQYSHPLCGSSRAVVLCVSMGPLVVINASLKLSGSVDAVRKLCVKPAAYVTDSWPGGGAAAAFRDLNRLSRVFKDQLAYPLIAAARDAMALPVAFGLAALPPELVLRLLRLLDASSLLRLASVCRTLAVSAADPSLWRHLYRRDFSDRDVGRARDTDWKELYKRSHQLRRERRHVTSGPRLPPLLRNPFSPAPFGPFPPSFLGGEYDLNPGLPRPRYDPIGPPPGLGRRAGGRGADARRGFI from the exons ATGAAGCTGCGGGTTCGAGTCCAGCGGCAGACCAGCAGGGTGGagctgctgggggaggagcCCCGCCTGAAGGAGCTCGCGGACCACGTCCGGGACACGCTGCTGCCCTCCCGGGGCCTCAG GGCCGACTCTCTCTTCAGCCTGTCCCTGAACGGGGCGGAGCCTCTGAGGGACGCCGGGCAGACGCTGTCCTCCTGCGGCATCGTCCCCGGAGACCTGATCTGTGTGGTCCTGACCGAgtctgcagcctcctcctccagctcagagACCCTgaggcagcagaaccaacagacCAGGCAGACTGCTGCCATGACATCCACGCAG TCCTCCAGCAGCCGACCTGCAGACGGCGTGTCGCAGCCCGAGGGGGCGTCGGCCCCCAGCTGGGAGCCGATGCTGTGCAGCGAGGCGCAGGATGGCCACGCCCCTCTTTCcctggagctcctcctccactcggCCGAGGTGGCCAGCCCCACGGACGCCGTGGTGGTGGCCGGACACCTCCTGATGCTGGAGACCGGCTTCCTGCcacag agcGGGGAGCTGCCCTCTGAGATGCCTGCGGACTGGAGGACCCCAGCTGGAGTGTACAGGCTGCAGTACTCTCATCCTCTGTGTGGCAGCAGCCGGGCCGTGGTGCTGTGTGTGAGCATgggccccctagtggtcatCAACG CGTCTCTGAAGCTGAGCGGCTCCGTGGACGCCGTCCGTAAACTGTGTGTGAAGCCGGCCGCCTACGTGACGGACAGCTGGCCAG GGGGCGGTGCGGCCGCTGCCTTCAGGGACCTGAACAGACTGTCCCGGGTCTTCAAAGACCAGCTGGCGTACCCGCTGATCGCCGCCGCCAGAGACG CCATGGCGCTGCCCGTGGCGTTCGGCCTCGCCGCGCTGCCCCCTGAGCTcgtgctccgcctcctccgcttGCTGGACGCGTCCTCGCTGCTGCGGCTGGCGTCCGTCTGCAGGACGCTCGCCGTCTCTGCCGCGGACCCGTCGCTATGGAGACACCTGTACCGCCGGGACTTCTCGG ACCGAGACGTCGGCCGGGCCAGAGACACCGACTGGAAGGAG CTCTACAAGAGGTCCCATCAGCTCCGCCGGGAGCGCCGTCATGTGACATCCGGCCCCCGCCTGCCCCCGCTCCTCCGGAAcccctttagccccgcccccttcggCCCCTTCCCGCCCAGCTTCCTCGGGGGGGAGTACGACCTGAACCCGGGCCTCCCCCGGCCGCGCTACGACCCCATTGGCCCCCCGCCAGGCCTCGGGCggagggcgggggggaggggggccgaCGCCCGGAGGGGCTTCATCTGA
- the fbxo7 gene encoding F-box only protein 7 isoform X2, giving the protein MKLRVRVQRQTSRVELLGEEPRLKELADHVRDTLLPSRGLSLSLNGAEPLRDAGQTLSSCGIVPGDLICVVLTESAASSSSSETLRQQNQQTRQTAAMTSTQSSSSRPADGVSQPEGASAPSWEPMLCSEAQDGHAPLSLELLLHSAEVASPTDAVVVAGHLLMLETGFLPQSGELPSEMPADWRTPAGVYRLQYSHPLCGSSRAVVLCVSMGPLVVINASLKLSGSVDAVRKLCVKPAAYVTDSWPGGGAAAAFRDLNRLSRVFKDQLAYPLIAAARDAMALPVAFGLAALPPELVLRLLRLLDASSLLRLASVCRTLAVSAADPSLWRHLYRRDFSDRDVGRARDTDWKELYKRSHQLRRERRHVTSGPRLPPLLRNPFSPAPFGPFPPSFLGGEYDLNPGLPRPRYDPIGPPPGLGRRAGGRGADARRGFI; this is encoded by the exons ATGAAGCTGCGGGTTCGAGTCCAGCGGCAGACCAGCAGGGTGGagctgctgggggaggagcCCCGCCTGAAGGAGCTCGCGGACCACGTCCGGGACACGCTGCTGCCCTCCCGGGGCCTCAG CCTGTCCCTGAACGGGGCGGAGCCTCTGAGGGACGCCGGGCAGACGCTGTCCTCCTGCGGCATCGTCCCCGGAGACCTGATCTGTGTGGTCCTGACCGAgtctgcagcctcctcctccagctcagagACCCTgaggcagcagaaccaacagacCAGGCAGACTGCTGCCATGACATCCACGCAG TCCTCCAGCAGCCGACCTGCAGACGGCGTGTCGCAGCCCGAGGGGGCGTCGGCCCCCAGCTGGGAGCCGATGCTGTGCAGCGAGGCGCAGGATGGCCACGCCCCTCTTTCcctggagctcctcctccactcggCCGAGGTGGCCAGCCCCACGGACGCCGTGGTGGTGGCCGGACACCTCCTGATGCTGGAGACCGGCTTCCTGCcacag agcGGGGAGCTGCCCTCTGAGATGCCTGCGGACTGGAGGACCCCAGCTGGAGTGTACAGGCTGCAGTACTCTCATCCTCTGTGTGGCAGCAGCCGGGCCGTGGTGCTGTGTGTGAGCATgggccccctagtggtcatCAACG CGTCTCTGAAGCTGAGCGGCTCCGTGGACGCCGTCCGTAAACTGTGTGTGAAGCCGGCCGCCTACGTGACGGACAGCTGGCCAG GGGGCGGTGCGGCCGCTGCCTTCAGGGACCTGAACAGACTGTCCCGGGTCTTCAAAGACCAGCTGGCGTACCCGCTGATCGCCGCCGCCAGAGACG CCATGGCGCTGCCCGTGGCGTTCGGCCTCGCCGCGCTGCCCCCTGAGCTcgtgctccgcctcctccgcttGCTGGACGCGTCCTCGCTGCTGCGGCTGGCGTCCGTCTGCAGGACGCTCGCCGTCTCTGCCGCGGACCCGTCGCTATGGAGACACCTGTACCGCCGGGACTTCTCGG ACCGAGACGTCGGCCGGGCCAGAGACACCGACTGGAAGGAG CTCTACAAGAGGTCCCATCAGCTCCGCCGGGAGCGCCGTCATGTGACATCCGGCCCCCGCCTGCCCCCGCTCCTCCGGAAcccctttagccccgcccccttcggCCCCTTCCCGCCCAGCTTCCTCGGGGGGGAGTACGACCTGAACCCGGGCCTCCCCCGGCCGCGCTACGACCCCATTGGCCCCCCGCCAGGCCTCGGGCggagggcgggggggaggggggccgaCGCCCGGAGGGGCTTCATCTGA
- the kiaa0930 gene encoding uncharacterized protein KIAA0930 homolog isoform X3, producing the protein MASFPGSCQAVGPEEARGEPDGSLREMLKAITDERNRLSVRQETSGLGGFQDDRIVFWTCMFSTYFMERFSPGSLVQDDMLFYVRRRPAYDGAAGDGVNNNNDGKKVEVEVYRRDSKKLPGLGDPDMDWEESVYLNLVLQKLDYVVTCAVCTRSDAGDIHIHRKKCQEVFASPSKHAMDSKGEESKMSYPNIFFMIDNFEEVFSDMTVGEGEMVCVELVASDKSNSFQGVIFQGSIRYEALKKVYDNRVSVAAKMAQRMSFGFYKYNNMEFVRMKGPQGKGHAEMAVSRVPTGDTEEEPASPERVTSFSTPPTPERTRPSFFSPSLRRKAPRNRNAEMKKSHSANDSEEFFREEEDEDILEVRQKPILMT; encoded by the exons ATGGCGTCCTTCCCCGGTTCGTGTCAGGCCGTCGGGCCCGAGGAGGCGCGCGGAGAGCCGGACGGGTCTCTGCGGGAGATGCTGAAGGCCATCACGGACGAGCGGAACCGGCTCAGCGTCCGGCAGGAGACCAGCGGGCTGG GCGGCTTCCAGGACGACCGCATCGTGTTCTGGACCTGCATGTTCTCCACGTACTTCATGGAGCGGTTCTCCCCCGGCAGCCTGGTGCAGGACGACATGCTGTTCTACGTGCGCAGGAGGCCGGCCTACGACGGCGCCGCGGGCGAcggcgtcaacaacaacaacgacggcaAGAAG gtggaggtggaggtctacaggAGAGACTCCAAGAAGCTGCCTGGCCTCGGGGACCCCGACATGGACTGGGAGGAGAGCGTCTACCTGAACCTCGTCTTACAGAAG CTGGACTACGTGGTGACGTGTGCAGTCTGCACGCGCTCAGACGCCGGGGACATCCACATCCACCGCAAGAAGTGTCAG GAAGTTTTCGCGTCTCCCAGTAAACACGCCATGGACAGCAAAGGGGAGGAGTCTAAGATGAGCTACCCCAACATCTTCTTCATGATCGACAACTTCGAGGAG GTGTTCAGCGACATGACGGTGGGCGAGGGCgagatggtgtgtgtggagctggtgGCGAGCGACAAGAGCAACAGCTTCCAGGGCGTCATCTTCCAGGGCTCCATCCGCTACGAGGCCCTGAAGAAGGTCTACGACAACCGC GTTAGCGTAGCGGCTAAGATGGCCCAGCGGATGTCTTTCGGCTTCTACAAGTACAACAACATGGAGTTCGTGAGGATGAAGGGGCCGCAGGGCAAAGGTCACGCCGAGATGGCCGTCAGCCGCGTGCCGACCGGAGACACCGAGGAGGAGCCGGCCTCGCCCGAGAGG GTGACCTCCTTCAGCACGCCTCCCACGCCGGAGAGGACCCGGCCGTCCTTCTTCTCGCCGTCTCTCAGACGCAAAGCTCCTCGAAACCGAAACGCAGAGATGAAGAAGTCTCACTCGGCCAACGACAGCGAGGAGTTcttcagggaggaggaggacgaag ACATCCTGGAGGTGCGGCAGAAGCCCATCCTCATGACGTAG
- the kiaa0930 gene encoding uncharacterized protein KIAA0930 homolog isoform X1 — MASFPGSCQAVGPEEARGEPDGSLREMLKAITDERNRLSVRQETSGLGGFQDDRIVFWTCMFSTYFMERFSPGSLVQDDMLFYVRRRPAYDGAAGDGVNNNNDGKKVEVEVYRRDSKKLPGLGDPDMDWEESVYLNLVLQKLDYVVTCAVCTRSDAGDIHIHRKKCQEVFASPSKHAMDSKGEESKMSYPNIFFMIDNFEEVFSDMTVGEGEMVCVELVASDKSNSFQGVIFQGSIRYEALKKVYDNRVSVAAKMAQRMSFGFYKYNNMEFVRMKGPQGKGHAEMAVSRVPTGDTEEEPASPERVTSFSTPPTPERTRPSFFSPSLRRKAPRNRNAEMKKSHSANDSEEFFREEEDEDLHSSSNLRSRSLSGTGRSLVGSWLKLNRTDDYFLLYSHLTYVTLPLHRITADILEVRQKPILMT; from the exons ATGGCGTCCTTCCCCGGTTCGTGTCAGGCCGTCGGGCCCGAGGAGGCGCGCGGAGAGCCGGACGGGTCTCTGCGGGAGATGCTGAAGGCCATCACGGACGAGCGGAACCGGCTCAGCGTCCGGCAGGAGACCAGCGGGCTGG GCGGCTTCCAGGACGACCGCATCGTGTTCTGGACCTGCATGTTCTCCACGTACTTCATGGAGCGGTTCTCCCCCGGCAGCCTGGTGCAGGACGACATGCTGTTCTACGTGCGCAGGAGGCCGGCCTACGACGGCGCCGCGGGCGAcggcgtcaacaacaacaacgacggcaAGAAG gtggaggtggaggtctacaggAGAGACTCCAAGAAGCTGCCTGGCCTCGGGGACCCCGACATGGACTGGGAGGAGAGCGTCTACCTGAACCTCGTCTTACAGAAG CTGGACTACGTGGTGACGTGTGCAGTCTGCACGCGCTCAGACGCCGGGGACATCCACATCCACCGCAAGAAGTGTCAG GAAGTTTTCGCGTCTCCCAGTAAACACGCCATGGACAGCAAAGGGGAGGAGTCTAAGATGAGCTACCCCAACATCTTCTTCATGATCGACAACTTCGAGGAG GTGTTCAGCGACATGACGGTGGGCGAGGGCgagatggtgtgtgtggagctggtgGCGAGCGACAAGAGCAACAGCTTCCAGGGCGTCATCTTCCAGGGCTCCATCCGCTACGAGGCCCTGAAGAAGGTCTACGACAACCGC GTTAGCGTAGCGGCTAAGATGGCCCAGCGGATGTCTTTCGGCTTCTACAAGTACAACAACATGGAGTTCGTGAGGATGAAGGGGCCGCAGGGCAAAGGTCACGCCGAGATGGCCGTCAGCCGCGTGCCGACCGGAGACACCGAGGAGGAGCCGGCCTCGCCCGAGAGG GTGACCTCCTTCAGCACGCCTCCCACGCCGGAGAGGACCCGGCCGTCCTTCTTCTCGCCGTCTCTCAGACGCAAAGCTCCTCGAAACCGAAACGCAGAGATGAAGAAGTCTCACTCGGCCAACGACAGCGAGGAGTTcttcagggaggaggaggacgaag acctccactCGTCCTCTAACCtgcgctctcgctctctctcgggCACCGGGCGTTCTCTGGTCGGCTCGTGGCTCAAACTGAACCGAACTGACGACTACTTCCTGTTGTACTCGCACCTGACCTACGTCACGCTGCCGCTGCACCGCATCAccgcag ACATCCTGGAGGTGCGGCAGAAGCCCATCCTCATGACGTAG
- the kiaa0930 gene encoding uncharacterized protein KIAA0930 homolog isoform X2, which produces MASFPGSCQAVGPEEARGEPDGSLREMLKAITDERNRLSVRQETSGLGGFQDDRIVFWTCMFSTYFMERFSPGSLVQDDMLFYVRRRPAYDGAAGDGVNNNNDGKKVEVEVYRRDSKKLPGLGDPDMDWEESVYLNLVLQKLDYVVTCAVCTRSDAGDIHIHRKKCQEVFASPSKHAMDSKGEESKMSYPNIFFMIDNFEEVFSDMTVGEGEMVCVELVASDKSNSFQGVIFQGSIRYEALKKVYDNRVSVAAKMAQRMSFGFYKYNNMEFVRMKGPQGKGHAEMAVSRVPTGDTEEEPASPERVTSFSTPPTPERTRPSFFSPSLRRKAPRNRNAEMKKSHSANDSEEFFREEEDEGRKHQGTTKGQTSWRCGRSPSS; this is translated from the exons ATGGCGTCCTTCCCCGGTTCGTGTCAGGCCGTCGGGCCCGAGGAGGCGCGCGGAGAGCCGGACGGGTCTCTGCGGGAGATGCTGAAGGCCATCACGGACGAGCGGAACCGGCTCAGCGTCCGGCAGGAGACCAGCGGGCTGG GCGGCTTCCAGGACGACCGCATCGTGTTCTGGACCTGCATGTTCTCCACGTACTTCATGGAGCGGTTCTCCCCCGGCAGCCTGGTGCAGGACGACATGCTGTTCTACGTGCGCAGGAGGCCGGCCTACGACGGCGCCGCGGGCGAcggcgtcaacaacaacaacgacggcaAGAAG gtggaggtggaggtctacaggAGAGACTCCAAGAAGCTGCCTGGCCTCGGGGACCCCGACATGGACTGGGAGGAGAGCGTCTACCTGAACCTCGTCTTACAGAAG CTGGACTACGTGGTGACGTGTGCAGTCTGCACGCGCTCAGACGCCGGGGACATCCACATCCACCGCAAGAAGTGTCAG GAAGTTTTCGCGTCTCCCAGTAAACACGCCATGGACAGCAAAGGGGAGGAGTCTAAGATGAGCTACCCCAACATCTTCTTCATGATCGACAACTTCGAGGAG GTGTTCAGCGACATGACGGTGGGCGAGGGCgagatggtgtgtgtggagctggtgGCGAGCGACAAGAGCAACAGCTTCCAGGGCGTCATCTTCCAGGGCTCCATCCGCTACGAGGCCCTGAAGAAGGTCTACGACAACCGC GTTAGCGTAGCGGCTAAGATGGCCCAGCGGATGTCTTTCGGCTTCTACAAGTACAACAACATGGAGTTCGTGAGGATGAAGGGGCCGCAGGGCAAAGGTCACGCCGAGATGGCCGTCAGCCGCGTGCCGACCGGAGACACCGAGGAGGAGCCGGCCTCGCCCGAGAGG GTGACCTCCTTCAGCACGCCTCCCACGCCGGAGAGGACCCGGCCGTCCTTCTTCTCGCCGTCTCTCAGACGCAAAGCTCCTCGAAACCGAAACGCAGAGATGAAGAAGTCTCACTCGGCCAACGACAGCGAGGAGTTcttcagggaggaggaggacgaaggtAGGAAGCACCAAGGAACCACTAAGGGACAG ACATCCTGGAGGTGCGGCAGAAGCCCATCCTCATGA